The Carnobacterium mobile DSM 4848 genome includes a window with the following:
- a CDS encoding ABC transporter ATP-binding protein, translating to MMLPILEIKNLKKSFGSNEVLRGVDFAVYPGEIIGYIGTNGAGKSTTVKMILGLLKPDAGEITIFGSPLIKNETAYKNRIGYVPENADLYETLTAEEYFLFVGQLYGLSESHIQQRSFAMMTAMKIESAFRTRLSSFSKGMRQKVLIISSLLHNPDILFWDEPLNGLDANSVLVIKEILTQLKMEGKTIFYSSHIMDTVEKLSDRILILNNGQIVADGPFNEIQHEAEGTLEDLFNELTGFDEQQQLAQDFVHAMKGEDPDA from the coding sequence ATGATGTTACCAATTTTAGAAATTAAAAATCTCAAGAAATCGTTTGGTTCAAATGAAGTGTTAAGAGGTGTTGATTTTGCCGTTTATCCTGGTGAAATCATAGGGTATATCGGTACAAATGGTGCCGGAAAAAGTACTACAGTCAAGATGATTTTAGGTTTACTGAAACCTGACGCCGGAGAAATTACGATTTTTGGAAGTCCATTAATTAAAAATGAGACAGCTTATAAAAATCGAATTGGATATGTACCGGAAAATGCTGATTTGTATGAGACGCTGACAGCGGAAGAATACTTTTTATTTGTTGGTCAACTATATGGGTTAAGCGAATCCCATATTCAGCAAAGAAGTTTCGCCATGATGACTGCCATGAAGATTGAATCAGCTTTTCGGACCAGACTTTCATCTTTTTCCAAAGGGATGCGCCAAAAAGTATTGATCATCTCCAGTTTATTACATAATCCTGATATTCTTTTTTGGGATGAACCGCTGAACGGACTAGATGCCAATAGCGTACTCGTTATCAAAGAGATATTAACTCAATTAAAAATGGAAGGAAAAACGATCTTTTACTCATCACATATTATGGATACAGTTGAAAAACTTAGTGATCGTATTTTAATTCTTAACAACGGACAAATCGTTGCAGACGGTCCTTTTAATGAGATTCAACATGAAGCAGAAGGAACTTTAGAAGACTTATTTAACGAGCTGACCGGATTTGATGAACAACAGCAACTCGCTCAAGACTTTGTGCATGCCATGAAGGGAGAAGATCCCGATGCTTAA
- a CDS encoding response regulator transcription factor, giving the protein MFKIMIVEDDLTIAHVLREELERWQYEAVVVTNFNTIIEEFTAAAPQLVLMDIRLPYFNGYYWCQEIRKFSQVPIIFISSRNENMDIVMAIQMGADDFISKPFDLTVAVAKVQALLRRTYDFNEAENFLTYHQVILKLGESKLQYQEQEIELTRNELKIMELLFLSKGDFVSREDIMVKLWEDESFIDDNTLAVNITRLRKKLTAIGLKEFILTKKGWGYGLSKGDDSH; this is encoded by the coding sequence ATGTTTAAAATCATGATTGTTGAGGATGACTTGACGATTGCTCATGTATTGCGCGAAGAACTAGAGCGTTGGCAATATGAAGCAGTAGTGGTGACTAATTTTAATACGATTATTGAAGAATTTACGGCTGCAGCACCTCAGCTGGTATTGATGGATATTCGGCTGCCTTATTTCAACGGGTATTATTGGTGTCAGGAGATCCGCAAGTTTTCTCAAGTTCCGATTATTTTCATTTCTTCACGGAACGAGAACATGGATATTGTAATGGCCATCCAAATGGGAGCAGACGACTTTATCAGCAAGCCGTTTGATTTGACGGTCGCTGTTGCAAAAGTACAAGCGCTTTTGCGAAGGACGTATGATTTCAATGAAGCAGAAAATTTTTTAACGTACCATCAAGTGATTTTAAAATTAGGCGAATCGAAGCTCCAATACCAAGAACAAGAAATAGAGCTGACACGAAATGAATTAAAGATCATGGAACTGTTATTTTTAAGCAAAGGCGACTTCGTATCAAGAGAAGACATCATGGTTAAATTATGGGAAGATGAGTCTTTTATCGATGATAATACGTTAGCTGTCAATATCACTCGTTTACGTAAAAAGCTCACCGCTATCGGGTTAAAAGAGTTTATTTTAACGAAAAAAGGGTGGGGCTATGGATTGAGTAAAGGAGACGATTCTCATTAA
- a CDS encoding sensor histidine kinase, translating into MRPQFFLYIGMLLFFSAVYLLGKLPLDLLFYTIELTAFLFFLYLLAQFYRYAKRYDMLQDIQQDNVELENYLPKSVDPADEWYHEKILALVSQLREKEQHFGEKNSEQLEYFTLWLHQIKTPIAAISLLMQSQPKQPLTKQVNQELLRLEDYTHMALNYLKIEESGTDLDFAEIELDGVIKKIIKKYSILFIYNHISLEYEEIQESILTDGKWLQILLEQILSNSLKYTVGGTIKIYMDPERSETLVIEDNGMGIRAEDLPRIFEKGYSGLNGRLHEKSTGLGLFLSQKIVNRLGHQLTIESVLGEGTKVFIHLARKELELFD; encoded by the coding sequence ATGCGGCCTCAATTTTTCTTGTATATCGGCATGCTCTTGTTTTTTAGTGCCGTTTATTTATTAGGTAAACTGCCATTAGATTTGTTATTTTATACGATTGAACTGACGGCGTTTTTATTTTTTCTTTATTTGTTGGCGCAATTTTATCGCTATGCTAAAAGATACGACATGCTGCAAGATATCCAGCAAGACAATGTAGAACTGGAAAATTACTTGCCTAAGAGTGTAGATCCGGCAGATGAATGGTATCATGAAAAAATCCTTGCTTTAGTCAGTCAGTTGCGTGAAAAGGAACAGCACTTCGGTGAAAAAAATAGCGAACAACTGGAATATTTCACTCTTTGGCTGCATCAAATCAAAACACCGATTGCTGCTATCAGCTTATTGATGCAAAGCCAGCCCAAACAACCACTGACCAAGCAAGTGAATCAGGAGTTGCTGCGTCTGGAAGATTACACTCATATGGCTTTGAACTATTTAAAAATTGAAGAAAGCGGTACGGATCTCGATTTCGCTGAAATCGAACTCGATGGTGTTATTAAGAAAATCATCAAGAAATATTCGATTCTCTTTATATATAACCATATTTCATTAGAGTATGAAGAAATTCAAGAGTCGATTTTGACCGATGGCAAATGGCTTCAAATCTTGTTGGAACAAATTTTGTCCAATAGCCTGAAATATACGGTCGGTGGGACAATCAAGATTTATATGGATCCTGAGAGATCAGAAACATTAGTGATTGAAGACAACGGCATGGGCATCCGAGCTGAAGACTTGCCAAGGATTTTTGAAAAAGGTTATTCCGGATTAAACGGTCGGCTTCATGAAAAATCAACTGGACTGGGTCTTTTCTTGAGTCAAAAAATCGTTAATCGATTGGGTCATCAGCTGACGATCGAATCTGTGCTGGGGGAAGGGACAAAAGTGTTTATCCATTTAGCCCGAAAAGAATTAGAGCTATTTGATTGA
- a CDS encoding ABC transporter ATP-binding protein has protein sequence MPLLEVKNVKKVYTARFSSQQTEALTNVNFSVENGEFVSIMGESGSGKTTLLNILSTLDSASSGEVYLDGKPLSKIKDREISAFRRNTLGFVFQDFNLLDNFTIRDNILLPLVLSNTPVAEMESRIQPIVKNLGIEAYLDNYPYEVSGGQKQRVAVSRALITNPKIILADEPTGALDSRASQNLLETFERINESGQTIMMVTHSARAASYSNRVLFIRDGAVYHEIYRGDQTAEEFMDQIAQSMRVLSSRGEQYEH, from the coding sequence ATGCCTTTATTAGAAGTTAAAAATGTAAAAAAAGTTTATACCGCTCGTTTTTCGAGTCAACAAACAGAAGCACTGACAAATGTAAACTTTTCAGTTGAAAATGGCGAGTTTGTTTCCATTATGGGAGAATCTGGGTCGGGTAAAACAACCTTACTGAATATCTTGTCAACATTGGACAGTGCCAGCAGCGGAGAAGTATATTTAGACGGTAAACCTTTATCTAAAATCAAAGACCGCGAAATCTCTGCTTTTCGTCGGAACACACTGGGTTTTGTTTTTCAAGATTTTAATCTATTGGATAACTTTACCATTCGCGACAACATTTTATTGCCATTAGTTTTATCCAATACACCGGTCGCTGAAATGGAAAGCCGGATTCAACCGATTGTTAAAAACTTAGGCATAGAAGCTTATTTGGACAATTATCCCTATGAAGTCTCTGGCGGGCAAAAACAACGGGTGGCTGTTTCTAGAGCTTTGATCACCAACCCTAAAATCATTTTGGCAGATGAGCCGACTGGAGCACTGGATTCACGAGCTTCACAAAATTTGTTAGAAACATTTGAACGGATCAACGAATCAGGACAAACGATCATGATGGTCACGCATAGTGCGCGGGCAGCCAGCTACTCGAACCGAGTCTTGTTTATCCGAGACGGAGCTGTTTACCATGAAATTTATCGTGGCGATCAAACAGCAGAAGAATTTATGGATCAAATCGCTCAATCTATGAGAGTGTTATCTAGCCGAGGTGAGCAGTATGAACACTAA
- a CDS encoding FtsX-like permease family protein: MNTKFFAKLAVRNIRSNKQTYLPYVLSSIMTVAMFFLMVSLLTNEFVQGRSSTLPMLFGFGAVVVGIFSFIFILYTNSFLIKRRKKEIGLYGILGLGKKHVAKVLLLEMVLTSFFSIVAGLITGQVFGKLFFMSLNYLLNLPEPMKYTASVDKALLTVALFAGIFLVGLLYNISQVTFSNPIKLLKGRKEGEKEPKGSIILFLLSVGLLAGGYWISLTIENPLDALQYFFIAVLLVIVGTYLFFISGSIFILKALKKNKNLYYRPGPFISISGMLYRMKQNAVGLANICILATMVIVALSTTVAMFVGTEETLDNRFPFENAVTIYGGEQEESAGNSQLPEMEQIKTTIDEQTAAADLKIDQLESYRYQTLLGMLEKNKFVIPESTSLTDFTSIVSVIILPLEDYNQWTDETIELGENEALYYHSKDTLKGQTLSLGEQTYQLQKMAVVPGDIESQGELLEILVLVLPNISEIETVTQDYMQQNPDTFIGGLSGTINWNTTGSPAEKAAYAADLKAVFNDTPSMSYESKEMNRDEWYGMNGGFLFLGVFLGLLFTIGTVLITYFKQVSEGYDDREKFQIMQKVGLDKKMIKDSTRLQIVWMFFLPIIIAVIHIAFAYPIIQKMLVIFGITNQKLLVLSILGVIVAFSLIYWLIYRITSRIYYNIVK, translated from the coding sequence ATGAACACTAAATTTTTCGCCAAATTAGCCGTGCGGAATATTCGTTCTAACAAGCAAACGTATTTACCTTATGTGCTTTCTTCTATTATGACAGTGGCCATGTTCTTTTTGATGGTCTCGTTATTGACCAATGAGTTTGTTCAAGGACGTTCAAGTACATTACCTATGTTATTTGGTTTTGGAGCCGTTGTGGTCGGAATCTTTTCATTTATCTTTATTCTGTATACCAACAGTTTTTTGATCAAACGCCGAAAAAAAGAAATTGGGCTTTACGGTATATTAGGCTTAGGAAAAAAACACGTGGCGAAAGTATTGTTATTGGAAATGGTGTTGACGAGTTTCTTTAGTATTGTGGCTGGCTTAATCACTGGACAAGTATTCGGGAAATTATTTTTCATGTCTTTGAATTACCTACTCAATTTGCCAGAACCAATGAAGTATACGGCTTCCGTAGACAAAGCTTTGCTGACGGTTGCTTTATTTGCTGGGATTTTCTTGGTCGGTCTGCTTTACAATATCAGCCAAGTCACTTTTTCTAATCCAATCAAATTATTGAAAGGTCGTAAAGAAGGGGAGAAAGAGCCAAAAGGATCGATTATCTTGTTTCTTCTTTCCGTCGGTTTGCTTGCAGGCGGCTATTGGATTTCCTTAACGATTGAAAATCCGCTTGATGCGCTGCAATATTTCTTTATCGCAGTTTTATTAGTCATTGTCGGTACCTATTTGTTCTTTATTTCTGGCTCTATTTTTATTCTTAAGGCTTTAAAGAAAAATAAGAACTTGTATTACCGTCCCGGTCCATTTATTTCCATATCTGGAATGCTGTACCGCATGAAACAAAACGCCGTCGGATTAGCCAATATTTGTATTCTGGCTACCATGGTCATTGTGGCTTTGTCGACAACCGTTGCGATGTTTGTCGGTACAGAAGAGACCTTGGATAACCGTTTCCCATTTGAGAACGCGGTAACGATCTATGGCGGAGAACAAGAAGAATCGGCAGGAAATAGTCAGCTGCCTGAGATGGAACAAATCAAAACAACTATTGATGAGCAGACTGCAGCAGCTGATTTAAAAATTGATCAGCTGGAAAGCTACAGATACCAAACGCTTCTTGGAATGCTTGAAAAGAATAAATTTGTGATACCAGAGAGTACCTCACTCACTGACTTTACTTCAATAGTATCTGTCATTATCCTTCCATTGGAAGATTACAATCAATGGACGGATGAAACGATTGAATTAGGAGAGAATGAAGCGTTGTATTATCATTCAAAAGATACTTTGAAAGGACAAACACTTTCGTTAGGGGAACAAACGTATCAGCTGCAGAAAATGGCAGTTGTTCCAGGAGATATCGAAAGTCAAGGTGAGTTGTTAGAAATTTTGGTGCTGGTCTTGCCAAATATTTCAGAAATTGAAACGGTGACTCAAGATTATATGCAGCAAAACCCAGATACTTTTATAGGGGGTCTTTCTGGAACAATCAATTGGAACACGACAGGCAGTCCAGCAGAGAAAGCGGCATATGCTGCTGATTTAAAAGCAGTATTTAACGACACACCTTCAATGAGTTATGAATCCAAAGAAATGAATCGGGATGAATGGTATGGTATGAACGGCGGGTTCCTATTCCTAGGTGTCTTCTTAGGTCTGTTGTTTACCATTGGGACTGTTTTGATCACGTACTTCAAACAGGTTTCCGAAGGGTATGACGACCGTGAAAAATTTCAAATCATGCAAAAAGTCGGATTGGATAAGAAGATGATCAAAGATTCTACTCGTTTGCAAATTGTTTGGATGTTTTTCTTGCCAATCATTATTGCGGTTATCCATATCGCTTTTGCTTACCCAATCATTCAAAAAATGCTGGTCATCTTTGGAATCACCAACCAAAAATTATTGGTTTTATCGATTCTTGGTGTTATCGTAGCATTTAGTCTAATTTATTGGTTGATTTACCGCATCACTTCAAGAATTTACTATAATATAGTTAAATAA
- a CDS encoding sensor histidine kinase — MLNLFILMIERVGLIIIVAYMLMNIQYFKNMLTERKQLATKLQLIVVFSIFATISNFTGVEIGRDQIISDQLFTTLAANSSLANTRVLTIGVSGLIGGPAVGVSVGIISGIVRYFQGGEAAFIYVISSILIGLFTGIYGGRTMKKNSYPTVSEGMLIGALAEGIQMVCILIFSGDLQESIKLVSFISLPMILINSLGTAIFLSIIIATLRQEEQTKAVQTHDVLHLANETLPYFRAGMNEQSCTEAAKIIKRFIKVSAVSITDQERILAHVGAASDHHIPSNGILTSLSKEVLQSGKIKEAHSHEEIGCHHAGCPLEAAIVIPLKSKGTTVGILKMYFTDATKLTFVERQLAEGLGNIFSSQIELGEMELQGKLLQDAEIKSLQAQVNPHFFFNAINTISALIRVDSEKSRSLLIQLSHFFRSNLQGARTNLIPLSKELEQVEAYLSLEQARFPDRYQVNIEVAEGLSEVLVPPFLVQILVENAFKHAFGSRKMGNQIWVEVTKQEEGVRVSVKDNGLGIETERLIKLGKEAVLSEKGTGSALENLNKRLISLFGENGKLHFETSAQGTAVLCTVPYREKEEGKAHAYIDR, encoded by the coding sequence ATGTTGAATTTATTTATTCTAATGATCGAGCGAGTCGGCTTAATCATTATCGTGGCCTATATGCTAATGAATATTCAATACTTTAAAAATATGTTAACGGAACGGAAACAATTAGCGACAAAACTTCAATTGATTGTTGTATTTAGTATCTTTGCTACGATCTCTAATTTTACCGGAGTTGAGATCGGCCGTGACCAAATTATATCAGATCAACTATTTACTACTTTAGCTGCTAATTCTTCACTAGCCAATACACGTGTGTTGACTATCGGTGTTTCAGGATTGATCGGTGGTCCCGCTGTTGGTGTGAGTGTCGGGATTATTTCTGGAATCGTTCGCTATTTTCAAGGCGGAGAAGCGGCTTTTATTTACGTGATTTCTTCTATCTTAATCGGATTGTTTACCGGGATTTATGGAGGGAGGACAATGAAAAAGAACAGTTACCCGACTGTTTCTGAAGGCATGCTTATTGGTGCGTTGGCTGAAGGAATCCAAATGGTATGTATCTTGATTTTTAGCGGAGATCTTCAAGAATCGATCAAATTGGTCAGTTTTATTTCATTGCCGATGATTTTGATAAATAGTCTAGGAACAGCAATTTTCTTATCGATTATTATTGCAACTTTGCGTCAGGAAGAACAAACCAAAGCAGTGCAAACTCATGATGTTTTGCATCTGGCCAACGAAACACTGCCTTACTTTCGGGCAGGGATGAACGAACAATCGTGTACAGAAGCAGCTAAGATCATTAAGCGATTCATTAAAGTCTCCGCCGTCAGCATCACCGATCAAGAAAGAATTTTAGCTCATGTTGGTGCAGCCAGCGATCATCATATTCCTTCTAATGGAATTTTGACGAGTTTATCAAAAGAAGTATTGCAAAGCGGGAAAATTAAAGAAGCTCATTCACATGAGGAAATCGGCTGCCATCATGCCGGTTGTCCGCTAGAAGCAGCAATCGTGATTCCCTTGAAATCGAAAGGTACGACAGTTGGAATCTTGAAAATGTATTTTACAGATGCGACAAAATTGACTTTTGTCGAACGCCAATTAGCGGAAGGCTTGGGCAACATTTTTTCCAGTCAAATCGAATTAGGTGAAATGGAGTTGCAAGGAAAACTATTACAAGATGCTGAAATCAAATCGCTGCAAGCTCAAGTGAATCCGCATTTCTTTTTTAATGCCATCAATACGATTTCTGCTTTGATTCGAGTTGATAGTGAAAAATCTCGCAGTCTGTTGATTCAATTAAGTCACTTTTTCCGTTCTAATTTGCAGGGAGCGAGGACCAATTTGATTCCGTTGTCAAAAGAACTAGAACAAGTAGAAGCCTATTTGTCTTTAGAACAAGCTCGTTTTCCAGACCGCTATCAGGTCAACATAGAAGTAGCAGAAGGACTTTCAGAAGTTTTAGTGCCGCCTTTTTTGGTGCAAATTTTAGTGGAAAATGCCTTTAAACATGCTTTTGGAAGCCGTAAAATGGGCAACCAAATTTGGGTTGAGGTTACTAAGCAGGAAGAAGGAGTGCGAGTCAGCGTAAAAGATAATGGACTGGGAATAGAAACGGAACGCTTGATCAAGTTAGGCAAAGAAGCTGTTTTATCTGAAAAAGGCACAGGGTCAGCGCTTGAAAATTTAAACAAGCGGCTAATCAGTTTATTCGGAGAAAATGGGAAGTTGCATTTTGAAACATCTGCTCAAGGAACCGCAGTTTTATGTACTGTTCCATACCGGGAAAAGGAGGAAGGAAAAGCACATGCATACATTGATCGTTGA
- a CDS encoding LytTR family transcriptional regulator DNA-binding domain-containing protein: protein MHTLIVDDEPLARNELAYLLEQCEEITSVREADSIEEALEQMLQKSVDLIFLDIHLTNESGLTLADKLNHLKNPPLIIFATAYDDYAVKAFELNAKDYVLKPFEQKRIQQAVTKAYKMHQKENQLLHEFPQEPLNAIPVQLEDRIFLVKTEEIIAVGVENGETTIYTKKREYPINEPLSAIEKKISFPTFLRVHRSYLININAIEEIQPWFNHTYQVTLNNQLKIPVSRSYMKEFKEQVGL, encoded by the coding sequence ATGCATACATTGATCGTTGATGATGAGCCTTTAGCTCGAAATGAACTGGCTTATTTATTAGAACAATGCGAAGAAATAACTTCAGTGAGGGAAGCAGACTCGATTGAAGAAGCATTGGAACAAATGCTGCAAAAATCGGTAGATTTGATTTTTCTTGATATTCATTTAACTAATGAAAGCGGCCTAACATTAGCTGATAAACTCAATCATTTAAAAAATCCACCGCTGATCATTTTTGCCACTGCTTACGATGACTACGCAGTCAAAGCATTTGAATTAAATGCGAAAGATTATGTCTTAAAACCTTTTGAACAAAAGCGTATTCAGCAGGCCGTTACGAAAGCCTACAAAATGCATCAAAAAGAGAACCAACTGCTCCATGAATTTCCGCAAGAGCCGTTAAATGCTATCCCCGTTCAGTTAGAGGATCGGATTTTTTTAGTAAAGACTGAAGAGATCATAGCAGTAGGAGTCGAAAACGGTGAGACAACGATTTATACTAAAAAACGCGAATACCCGATCAATGAACCATTGAGTGCGATTGAGAAAAAAATCAGTTTTCCTACTTTTTTACGAGTGCACCGTTCTTATTTGATCAACATAAATGCGATTGAGGAGATCCAGCCTTGGTTTAACCACACCTATCAAGTCACATTGAACAATCAGTTGAAGATTCCTGTTAGCCGTTCTTATATGAAAGAATTTAAAGAACAAGTGGGATTGTAA
- a CDS encoding Cof-type HAD-IIB family hydrolase: MIKLIAIDMDGTLLNESHLITEKVKTALQEAIEAGIKIVLCTGRPLKAIYPYLEELELSQEEDYVISLNGTLVQKTNTQEIVYSHTLSHEDVANLEGLRRKDLEISFSYFNEKDYYYTGKQTEILQYDADLLGMELNYLPAKDIPDDMTIYKAVFVADSEVLDEFVPQVTEFIYQDYYPIRSLSYVFEVLPKQANKGAALLGLAKKLGFAKEEIMAIGDGANDIDMIEAAGESVAMGNATEEIKKAAKYETKTNEEDGVAHAIYRWALGSDTKE; the protein is encoded by the coding sequence ATGATTAAATTGATTGCGATTGATATGGATGGAACATTGTTAAATGAATCTCATCTTATAACTGAAAAAGTGAAAACGGCTTTACAAGAAGCGATTGAAGCTGGTATAAAAATTGTTTTATGTACTGGAAGACCGTTGAAAGCTATCTATCCTTACCTAGAAGAATTGGAATTGTCTCAAGAAGAAGATTATGTTATTTCATTAAATGGAACGCTGGTTCAAAAAACCAACACTCAAGAAATTGTCTATAGCCATACTTTATCTCATGAAGATGTAGCAAATTTAGAAGGATTAAGACGAAAGGATTTGGAAATAAGTTTTTCATACTTCAACGAGAAAGATTACTACTATACAGGAAAGCAAACTGAAATTTTACAATATGATGCAGATTTATTAGGAATGGAATTGAATTACTTGCCGGCAAAAGACATTCCAGATGACATGACGATTTATAAAGCAGTGTTTGTAGCAGATTCAGAAGTTTTAGATGAATTTGTTCCACAAGTTACTGAATTTATTTATCAGGACTATTATCCAATCAGAAGTTTGTCGTATGTATTTGAAGTATTGCCTAAACAAGCCAATAAAGGAGCTGCGTTGCTTGGCTTAGCTAAAAAACTCGGCTTTGCAAAAGAAGAGATCATGGCAATTGGTGATGGTGCCAACGATATCGATATGATTGAAGCAGCCGGTGAAAGTGTCGCAATGGGGAATGCGACTGAAGAAATTAAAAAAGCTGCCAAATATGAGACCAAAACAAATGAAGAAGATGGAGTAGCACACGCTATTTACCGGTGGGCTCTTGGTTCTGATACAAAAGAGTAA
- a CDS encoding FtsW/RodA/SpoVE family cell cycle protein — protein MKKLDYYIIVPYITLLFLGVLMVYSSSSFVALTNTQNSATYFRNQLIYITMGLAGLLFFYFLKTWLLKNKKILAYALGVMFFLLVVVLFAKKVNGASRWISLGVFNIQPVEVTKFILLWYTAYILSRKQYAIEKNWTQAVWPPFAVLFLVAVLVLLQPDAGSLVIIGVVMTIQVFSSGMPFRVGFASTAAFSGLLGIYIRAIYLFRDKMPGISEYRLERFEAFWSPFTLAEGAGMQLVNSYYALSRGGVLGVGLGRSVQKTGYLPEPHTDFILAIIGEELGLAGVFFLLSLLFFLIIRILYVGIKSKDTFSSLICIGVGTLLLIQSVINIGGVVGWLPISGVTLPFISYGGSSMIVLSCCIGLVLNVQKNSR, from the coding sequence ATGAAGAAACTAGATTATTATATTATCGTTCCGTACATTACCCTGTTGTTTTTAGGTGTATTAATGGTTTACAGTTCCAGTAGTTTTGTCGCACTGACCAATACACAAAATAGCGCTACTTATTTTAGAAACCAGTTGATTTATATAACAATGGGGTTAGCAGGATTACTCTTTTTTTATTTTTTAAAAACATGGCTGTTAAAAAATAAAAAAATTTTAGCTTATGCTTTAGGCGTGATGTTTTTTTTACTAGTTGTTGTGCTGTTTGCTAAAAAAGTCAATGGTGCTAGTCGTTGGATTTCATTAGGTGTTTTTAACATCCAGCCGGTAGAAGTGACGAAATTTATTTTATTATGGTATACAGCCTATATTCTCTCCAGAAAACAATATGCGATTGAGAAAAACTGGACTCAAGCCGTGTGGCCGCCTTTTGCAGTCTTATTTTTAGTTGCTGTACTGGTTTTACTGCAGCCAGATGCAGGCAGTTTGGTTATCATTGGAGTGGTTATGACGATCCAAGTTTTTTCAAGTGGTATGCCGTTTAGAGTAGGCTTCGCTAGTACCGCAGCTTTCTCGGGGCTCTTAGGAATATACATCAGGGCGATTTACTTGTTTAGAGACAAGATGCCGGGCATATCAGAGTATCGGTTAGAACGATTCGAAGCTTTTTGGTCGCCATTCACTTTAGCTGAAGGAGCAGGGATGCAGCTAGTCAACTCTTATTATGCGTTAAGCAGAGGGGGCGTTTTAGGTGTTGGTTTAGGCCGAAGTGTACAAAAAACCGGTTATTTGCCTGAACCGCATACAGACTTTATCCTAGCCATTATTGGTGAGGAACTGGGATTGGCTGGTGTCTTTTTCCTATTAAGTTTATTATTTTTTTTAATTATCCGTATTTTATACGTCGGCATCAAAAGCAAAGACACCTTTAGTTCATTGATCTGTATCGGTGTTGGGACGTTGCTGCTGATTCAAAGTGTCATCAATATTGGCGGTGTAGTAGGCTGGTTGCCGATTAGCGGAGTAACCTTACCTTTTATCAGTTACGGCGGTTCAAGTATGATTGTTTTATCTTGTTGTATTGGATTAGTTTTAAATGTTCAAAAAAACAGCCGATAA
- a CDS encoding PTS transporter subunit IIC, whose protein sequence is MSEKETKLTGKVFLNRVLAGTATGIVVGLIPNAILGELFKYLGTKMDIFISLLQVVQGFQYSVPIIVGVLIAMQFKLNPMQTIIVGAAAFVGSGAYVITDGAFMLVGIGDLINTMITASIAVLLVMALGNKLGSMTILLLPIIAGAGAGAVGSFTLPYVKLITSSIGTLINSFTELQPVLMSVLIAVSFSILIISPISTVAIATAIGLSGLASGAANIGICAAAASLVIGSMKVNSIGVTSSVGLGAMKMMMPNLIKYPVIGIPLAVNAAISGIFAALFNIQGTPFSAGFGFSGLVGPINAMKFMEGNAVGNMGIALLAFFIIPFVGAFVVDFVCTKLIKLYENEAFKFVAAK, encoded by the coding sequence ATGTCAGAAAAAGAAACGAAATTAACAGGTAAAGTATTTTTAAATCGGGTTTTAGCAGGGACCGCAACCGGGATTGTGGTTGGGTTGATTCCGAATGCTATTTTAGGAGAATTATTTAAATATTTAGGCACAAAAATGGACATCTTTATTTCCTTATTGCAAGTCGTTCAAGGGTTTCAGTATTCCGTTCCCATTATTGTAGGTGTGCTGATCGCTATGCAATTCAAGTTAAATCCAATGCAAACGATCATTGTCGGAGCTGCAGCATTTGTTGGATCAGGAGCATACGTGATCACTGACGGAGCTTTCATGCTGGTCGGTATCGGTGACTTGATCAATACTATGATCACAGCATCCATTGCGGTTCTGCTAGTTATGGCACTTGGAAACAAACTTGGTTCGATGACCATTTTGCTGCTACCAATCATTGCAGGCGCCGGTGCGGGTGCAGTTGGTTCGTTCACACTCCCTTATGTGAAATTAATCACTTCTAGTATTGGAACATTGATCAACAGCTTTACTGAATTACAACCTGTCTTAATGAGTGTTTTGATTGCTGTTTCATTCTCTATTCTTATTATCTCTCCAATCTCAACTGTGGCAATTGCTACTGCAATCGGTTTGTCAGGACTGGCTTCGGGAGCAGCAAACATTGGGATTTGTGCAGCAGCTGCAAGCTTGGTTATCGGATCAATGAAAGTGAACAGTATCGGAGTAACTTCTTCAGTTGGTCTAGGAGCAATGAAAATGATGATGCCCAACTTGATCAAATATCCAGTTATCGGTATCCCGCTTGCAGTCAATGCAGCAATCAGCGGAATTTTTGCAGCACTGTTTAATATTCAAGGCACACCTTTTTCAGCAGGATTTGGCTTCTCAGGATTGGTCGGACCCATCAATGCAATGAAGTTTATGGAAGGTAACGCTGTTGGTAATATGGGAATTGCTCTATTAGCCTTCTTTATTATTCCATTTGTTGGTGCTTTTGTAGTAGACTTTGTATGTACGAAATTGATTAAATTATATGAAAACGAAGCGTTCAAATTTGTTGCAGCTAAATAA